A window of Verrucomicrobiia bacterium genomic DNA:
CCGTGACCGGGGCCAGCGGTTCCCTGTACGCCCAGCGCCTGCTCGACAGCCTCGACCCGGCGCAGCACGAAATCCATGTGCTGCTCAGCCAGTATGCACCGCAGGTGATCGCCGCGGAACTGGAGGGTGGCCTCCGACTTCCCGACGGCGTCGCCACCCACAGTCACCGCTCGATGAACCTCCCCTTCGCCAGCGGTTCCAATCCCCCGGAGGCCATGGTGGTGATCCCCTGCAGCATGGGGACGCTCGGGCGCATCGCCCACGGGGTCAGCTCCGACGCCCTGCTCCGCTGTGCGGATGTGATGCTCAAGGAACGGCGGAAGCTGCTGCTGGTCCCGCGGGAGACCCCGCTCTCCCTGGTTCACGTGAAGAATTTCGAACTGCTGCTGCTGGCCGGCGCGGTGTTGCTGCCGGCCAATCCGTCATTTTACAGCCGCCCCGGCTCGGTCGGTGCCGTCGCGGACACCGTGGTGGCGCGGGTGCTCGATCACCTCGGCATCCCGCACCGCCTGCAGGCGCGATGGTGCGAGGAGCCGGAGTAGAATTCGGAGCAGGCCGGCTTCAGACCGGAGTCACCTCCGATGGCTCCAGTCGGTCACGTCCCCCGTCCCGAGACTGACGCAGCACATAAAGGCTGACGGTCACGAGGTGGACCGCGAAGGCTGCAAAATTGGCCCAGGCAAGCCCGAGGGCGCCGTGTGTCGGAATCCAGGCGATGGAGAGCCCGATCAGCACGGTCGCCCAGATGACGTTCAGCAACAGACCGGTCCACATGCGTCCCTCGCTCACCAGGGACTGGCCGATCATGTTGAGGGTCGCCGTGATCACCGCGGCACACGCGAGAA
This region includes:
- a CDS encoding UbiX family flavin prenyltransferase; the protein is MRLLIAVTGASGSLYAQRLLDSLDPAQHEIHVLLSQYAPQVIAAELEGGLRLPDGVATHSHRSMNLPFASGSNPPEAMVVIPCSMGTLGRIAHGVSSDALLRCADVMLKERRKLLLVPRETPLSLVHVKNFELLLLAGAVLLPANPSFYSRPGSVGAVADTVVARVLDHLGIPHRLQARWCEEPE